The genomic region TTTGGTATATCCTATTCCCTTGGAGACGTGATCATTTACGTGAATTCTTGGAACGGAAAACTGGATCTTGGACCTGAGGTGAGAATTGAAAGGAACAGAGAAGACGCCATGATTCTTCCAGGAAATGTGGATAAGGGAACTGGACTAAGGAGGGCGATTCAGGAGATGCACCTTGAGGGTAAAATTGTAGCTGTGGGCGATGCGGAGAACGACGAATCCCTCTTCAAGGTAGCTGACGTGAAGGTGGCGGTGGCCAACGCCATCCCCCCCATAAAGCGAATGGCCGATCTGGTAATGGAAAAGGAGGATGGGGAAGGAGTTGTCGAGCTCCTTGATATGATACTATCCGGTAGATTTCCTAAAAACGTAGATGTCAACTAGAAACCTATGTACCCTTTCCCTGTGCCATGGGTAGTAGGGAGTCATGGGGTATGAAAGCGGAACCACATCCACGGAGAAACCGTGAGCTCGAGCCTCCCTGAAGATCAGGTCCCTGGACTCGGGATTGCTCTTGTGAATGGAGTAGACCACCTCCGCTATCTTCAGGGCGGTTCTCAGGAACTTCAAGTCCATCCCCCTCTTCGCCTGACCAAAGGGCGGATTCTGTACGACCGTATGAAATCTTCCGTGAAACTCAGAACAATCAGCCTCTACGAAATCAGCC from Metallosphaera sedula DSM 5348 harbors:
- a CDS encoding METTL5 family protein, producing the protein MEQIPPHPSPKWELEQYLTPSPIASTLVWTAFLQGAIEGRKVADLGCGTGRLCAGVAALSGECTCVDVDRESLEIGKDALRELELEADFVEADCSEFHGRFHTVVQNPPFGQAKRGMDLKFLRTALKIAEVVYSIHKSNPESRDLIFREARAHGFSVDVVPLSYPMTPYYPWHRERVHRFLVDIYVFRKSTG
- a CDS encoding HAD family hydrolase, whose translation is MRKEVASKINHFSTIHRFFVVTGREERYMRVLAPDLRPTGWVLENGALLILGDRRILNVPEDWFETRKIIGEKLTKFGISYSLGDVIIYVNSWNGKLDLGPEVRIERNREDAMILPGNVDKGTGLRRAIQEMHLEGKIVAVGDAENDESLFKVADVKVAVANAIPPIKRMADLVMEKEDGEGVVELLDMILSGRFPKNVDVN